CGCCAGGACAGATTATTTACAACTAAAAATCAAATTTCCAATATGCTTCAATAGTAGAAGAACATCTTTTTGAATCGACATAGTTTCATTTTTAGAAAAAAGAAACACGGCTATAGAACAGACTAAGTAGCATTTTAAGGGTAACTTCTGGCCTCTTATATTACTTGTAGGCCATGACGCAGCTCGTCTAGACTTTGACTGTGGTTTCTACTTTGAAGATGTAATAAATTAAGCCTAATTTTTGATATGAATGAACTTTTTAATGAAGAATTATTAGCAGATTAGAGCAGAAGCAATTTTCAtcaaatcttcaattttttgagGCGATCCAGTCAATTATGTAAGTGTGGGGGggttctggagaaaaaaagtatgATAAACTGATTGCTTATTTAATgacttttttcaaaataatttacAATGTACAGAAATGATTGAACAagaattcattttttcttcGATTTCTTAGTTTTATCCTTTTGTCtatttttatttcctttcaatCTCTTCACAACTAAAGCTTTGTATGATTTTTTCAGGTTTTTCTTTTTCATGGCTTGATTCACCATTTCATAGGTCGGATCTTTCATCTTTAATGATGCCACATTATCTAGTTCGGATATGCTGCAGGCTTCTATTCCAATGACCTTATGTGGATCATCTTCATTTGATTCAGGAACAAATGCTCTTTGACCATCAGATGGTCTCTTAAGATGATAGTTGACGGACTTCTCTTGCTTATTCTTATTTTCCGAGGTTTGAACATTATTAAGACttccattttcttcaatatCCAGGAAAATATTACTCCTTTTTGAGTTTATATGGTTTATACTTGGTGGAtacttttcatttattttccctACAATTTCTACAATACTTCTTAAAATTGAAGAGTCTGGTAAATTTTTCTTGATTCCAACAGCCATACTCTCTAGACCACAACACTCTTTCAATATTTGCTTCAGGGTAGACACAACTAAAACTGGTACTTTTCGCAGTACAGCCATTTCTATAATATGCTTCACAACTATTCGAGGGTTCATATCAGCGACCAAAACTGCAGAACAACAATCTGACTCAAGTAATTTTGTAACTTCATTAACTCCAAAAATTAAGTGATCACTGAAAAgcagatattcaaaaataacgcCATATACATATTTTATAAGGCAGGCACTTACTTTTTAATAATATTTTCTACAGGATGGTGTTTTCTTATGTATATATCccttatattttttcttttatctTTAGGAATATCTTTCAAAAGCCTCCAAGGAAcgttaatttttcctgcttTGACTCTAGGAAGACTCTGTTTCAATACAACAGTTAAGGTATCCAATTCAGTTTCGACTAATGGcctaaaaaatgaaatatccaTATACAATGCATTAtcttcaatttgaaaattccatttACCAATAACTCTTGTGAGGATCAACTACtacattttttattgtttccttCTTTGCTTTTTTTCCAGTAAGAGACAACTTTTTCTGAGTTTTACTCAGAACAGGTGTTTCCATTTCACGTGAGTTCCTGCTATAATGAAATGTATTGTATGTACCGTGACAATCCCTATAATAATATGATTAATATGCAACTTTCTCAGAAGATAtctacaaaattcaaaataataatttatcaaaAAGTTAGgttatctaacctaacctaactcttaGAACAGAAGAAACATCCACAGAATATCAATGATTAAAAATAGTGCTCTTTAAGCACTCGTCAGgaaaatttatttatatggaactaaaaataattatttaacAGGAAAAGTTCAAAATAACTTTgttctcatcaattttattcaataaaatatacaatatttatGTAGGAAAATAATGGAAGTTTTCAAACAATAAAGCAATCTACAGTTATCATCTGAATATTGTAATTATctgtataaatttatttatacaAACGAAGACAAAGAAGTATATACACAAATCTTGAGTGAAACTAGTCAAGAACTGAGTATACATGAGCATTCTTTTAAGatgattattcttcaaatttGACATTAAAAATAATTGGAGAATATTAGTTTCAGGAATACCTTTTTTCTGTAAATAAAATTCTAAGCATTTGAAACCTAAAAATGGAAGAAATATCATATTATAACCCAGACTTGAGTCAGTATCCTCGTAGAAAATTGTTGATAATATAGTGAATAAATTTGCCATCAGTGCAATACCAATCAAGATGGTAAGTTTATTATTCTTCCAATCTCCTAGTCCATTTGAAGAGTTCACATTATGTGAGGACTGCCAAGAAGAGAGCTGATCAGTAGAATTCGATGTTGAATTAGGCAGTACATCGTTTACAAGCCTTGTATCATCGTTATCAGTATTTCTTTCTTCATATTGTATAGGGCGGAAATCATCGATGAGAATATCTAAAATCCAGAACTTCATGATTAAGACTAGATGATGAAATCAGACATTTACGAGATTTTTGTTCCACTCCAGTTAATTTCTTCAAACGATTTTCtgcattttccaaaattttcctCCTTCTTGCTTCTCTTCTATCTGCCAGAGTTGCAATGGGTCGCACGGGTATTTGATTTATATCAGCATCATGGATAGTCATTATTTATAttcaattcagaaaaaattgagaatttctAAGAATTTAAATGCTGATATTtacaatgaaaattgaaatcatactatGACA
This genomic stretch from Coccinella septempunctata chromosome 7, icCocSept1.1, whole genome shotgun sequence harbors:
- the LOC123316978 gene encoding uncharacterized protein LOC123316978 → METPVLSKTQKKLSLTGKKAKKETIKNVVVDPHKSYWPLVETELDTLTVVLKQSLPRVKAGKINVPWRLLKDIPKDKRKNIRDIYIRKHHPVENIIKNDHLIFGVNEVTKLLESDCCSAVLVADMNPRIVVKHIIEMAVLRKVPVLVVSTLKQILKECCGLESMAVGIKKNLPDSSILRSIVEIVGKINEKYPPSINHINSKRSNIFLDIEENGSLNNVQTSENKNKQEKSVNYHLKRPSDGQRAFVPESNEDDPHKVIGIEACSISELDNVASLKMKDPTYEMVNQAMKKKNLKKSYKALVVKRLKGNKNRQKDKTKKSKKK
- the LOC123316979 gene encoding uncharacterized protein LOC123316979, whose protein sequence is MTIHDADINQIPVRPIATLADRREARRRKILENAENRLKKLTGVEQKSHILIDDFRPIQYEERNTDNDDTRLVNDVLPNSTSNSTDQLSSWQSSHNVNSSNGLGDWKNNKLTILIGIALMANLFTILSTIFYEDTDSSLGYNMIFLPFLGFKCLEFYLQKKGIPETNILQLFLMSNLKNNHLKRMLMYTQFLTSFTQDLCIYFFVFVCINKFIQIITIFR